DNA from Terriglobales bacterium:
AGAGAGCGCGCGCCGGCGGCATCGCCCTGGTCGCGCGCCACGTCTCCCAGGTGGTCGAGCGACCAGGCCACGCCGCCGCGGTCACCCAATTCCCGGAAGGCCGCCATGCACTCCTGGTAGAGGCTGCGGGCGTGCTCGTAATCCCCCTGCAGCCGGACCACGTTGGCCAGATTGCTCAGGGCGCGGGCCACCGCCTGCGGGTCGCCCGCCTCCCTCCACACCGCCAGGCTCTCCTCGAAGAGGGCGCGCTCGCTGGCCACGTCCTCGCGGTCGCGCGCATTCACCGCCAGCGCGTTCAGGGAAACCGCGATGCCCTGCTTGTCCCCCAACTGGCGCGCCATCGCCAGGCTTGCTTCCATCAGGCGCTGGTTAGAGGCGTAGTCGCCCTGCGACCCCGCCAGTACCCCGGCGGCGAACAGCGCCCGCGAGCGCGCCTTGCTGGCCGCGGCGCCCGCCGGACCCAGCGCCCGCGCCAGCTGCTCGCGCCCCTCGCTGAGGTAGTCTCGCCGCTCCCAGAAGTGGAAGAGTGCCGCTCCCAGCCGCAGGCACCACTCCGCCTGGCCGCTCGCGGCCAGCCAGTCCAACGCGCCGCGAAGATTGTCGTGCTCGCTTTCCAGGTGGTCGAGGCGTTCCGCCTGGCCCGCCTCAGCGGCAGCATCGGCGGCGTCCAGCTCCTCCGCCAGCACCAGGCAGTAAGCGGCGTGCGCCCGGCGGGTCGCCGCCTCCTCGCCTTGGGCGGCAAGGTGCTCGAGAGCGTATTCGCGCACCGTCTCCAGCATGAGGAAGCGGGGCTCCCCGCCCTCCTGCTCCTGCTGCTGCACCAGGCTCTTGTCCACCAGCGAGGCCATGCCCTCCAGGATGTCCACGCCCAGGTCGCTCTTGGTGTCGCACGCCGCCTCCGCGGCTTCCAGGGTGGCGCCGCCGGCGAAGACCGCCAGCCGGCGAAAGAGCTTCTGCTCGGCGGGAGTCAGTAATTCGTAGCTCCAGTCCATGGCGCCGCGCAGGGTCTGCTGGCGTGCGGGCAGGTCGCGGGCTCCCCCGGTCAGCAATTGCAGCCGGCTCTCCAGGCGGGTGCGCATGGCCGCCGGCGAGAGCAGCTTGACCCGCGCCGCCGCCAGCTCGATGGCCAGCGGCAGGCCGTCCAGCCGCTCGCAGATCTCGGCCACGGCGCCGGCATTGTCGCCGCTCAGAGTGAAGTCGGGCTTGACCGCCCGCGCCCGCTGCACGAACAAGGCCACCGCCGGGCACTGCGCCAGCGCCTCCGGGCTGAGCCGCGCGCGGGCCTCGGGCAGCGCCAGCGCAGGCACGGGGAACTCGTGCTCCCCGGAGAGATGCAGGGCCGCCCGGCTGGTCACCAGGATCTTCAGGCTCCCGCCCAAGGCCAGCAGTTCGGCCACCAGCGGCGCCGCCGCCAGCAGGTGCTCGAAATTGTCGAAGACCAGCAGCAGGGGCGCGCGCAGGCTCTCCTGCAGATACCTCTTCAGCTCCTCCTGCGGCGACCGCCCGCTGCTCTCCCGCAGCCCCAGCGTCTGCGCGATCACCGAAGCGATCAGCCGGAGATCGCTCACTCCCGCCAGGGGCACGAAGTAGACGCCCGCGGGAAAG
Protein-coding regions in this window:
- a CDS encoding protein kinase, whose translation is MTPPEGADYTACTRRGGGMALQAGSRLGHYEITGVLGAGGMGEVYRARDTRLGREVALKVLPDALAYGRTGRERFEQEARSASALNHPNIVTIYELAQADSIHYIAMELVEGETLRQKLERGPLPLRKALEVAAQVAEGLAKAHESGIVHRDLKPENVIVPREGPVKILDFGLAKPAAPSLPGVSQISTQGFATSPGAVMGTAAYMSPEQAGGQPLDFRSDQFSFGLMLYEMVTGSRAFQRHTTAETMAAIIREEPEPMRARNPALPAPLCWMTERCLAKDPKERYVSTRDLAREVAALRDRLADLPQESPEARRPSNLPVASTALVGREREVAAASELLLGAEVRLVTVTGPGGIGKTRLALEVARALEPRFPAGVYFVPLAGVSDLRLIASVIAQTLGLRESSGRSPQEELKRYLQESLRAPLLLVFDNFEHLLAAAPLVAELLALGGSLKILVTSRAALHLSGEHEFPVPALALPEARARLSPEALAQCPAVALFVQRARAVKPDFTLSGDNAGAVAEICERLDGLPLAIELAAARVKLLSPAAMRTRLESRLQLLTGGARDLPARQQTLRGAMDWSYELLTPAEQKLFRRLAVFAGGATLEAAEAACDTKSDLGVDILEGMASLVDKSLVQQQEQEGGEPRFLMLETVREYALEHLAAQGEEAATRRAHAAYCLVLAEELDAADAAAEAGQAERLDHLESEHDNLRGALDWLAASGQAEWCLRLGAALFHFWERRDYLSEGREQLARALGPAGAAASKARSRALFAAGVLAGSQGDYASNQRLMEASLAMARQLGDKQGIAVSLNALAVNARDREDVASERALFEESLAVWREAGDPQAVARALSNLANVVRLQGDYEHARSLYQECMAAFRELGDRGGVAWSLDHLGDVARDQGDAAGARSLYEASLTAFRESGDLWGVAGALADLGGLAQGQGDYAGAHALYGESLKVFQELGHKRGVARLLECFAASAGAQGQAERALRLAGAAAALRHAIGAALTPPERAALETTLASARAALDHASGTSAWLEGWALPVEQAIAEAQAGPAQG